One Lepus europaeus isolate LE1 chromosome X, mLepTim1.pri, whole genome shotgun sequence genomic window carries:
- the LOC133752859 gene encoding LOW QUALITY PROTEIN: melanoma-associated antigen B5-like (The sequence of the model RefSeq protein was modified relative to this genomic sequence to represent the inferred CDS: deleted 2 bases in 1 codon) produces MPRAHKRKGRTPKKSRHTGQDPRAHRAAQGGTELAEEPSSSPPPVLEDIPRSSSAAGSGTPPPRPSSPPSTSTTSGRVPDTRPHEGDDSQGEEQPPSSGVTPSADTSHSDTLAMKVDLLEQFLLYKYKMKQPIMKADMLMVVNTKCQHWFAEILKGASRNIEALFAVEVKEINSTCQSYDLVSKLKLPNNGRVRPGRGLPKTGLLMTLLGVIFMKGNRATEEDVWKFLNTMRIYAGRKHFIYGEPRKLITKDLVRLQYLEYRRLPDTDPARYEFLWGPKAHAETSKMKVLEFVAKAHDTVPTAFPSQYEEALRDQEESPGRNCCHSRSYCQSQTQVMHMSSCFFTPTQIRGHLLSRREPKPP; encoded by the exons ATGCCTCGGGCTCATAAGCGCAAGGGCCGTACCCCTAAGAAAAGCCGCCATACCGGACAGGACCCCCGGGCTCACAGGGCAGCTCAGGGAGGGACCGAATTGGCAGAAGagccctcctcttctcctcctcctgttctTGAGGACATTCCACGGAGCTCATCAGCTGCTGGGTCAGGTACCCCTCCCCCAAGACCCAGCAGCCCTCCCTCCACCAGCACGACTTCTGGACGTGTTCCCGACACAAGACCTCATGAGGGTGACGACAGCCAAGGCGAGGAACAGCCACCTTCCTCGGGGGTCACACCCTCTGCTGACACATCACACAGTGATACTTTGGCCATGAAGGTGGATTTGCTGGAGCAGTTCCTGCTCTACAAGTATAAAATGAAACAGCCCATCATGAAGGCAGACATGCTGATGGTGGTTAACACCAAGTGCCAACACTGGTTTGCGGAAATCCTCAAGGGAGCCTCTCGCAACATTGAGGCTCTCTTTGCGGTGGAAGTGAAGGAAATCAACTCAACCTGTCAATCCTATGACCTTGTCAGCAAACTCAAACTGCCCAACAATGGGAGGGTGCGCCCTGGCAGGGGCTTACCCAAGACCGGTCTGCTGATGACTCTCCTGGGTGTGATCTTCATGAAGGGCAACCGGGCCACCGAGGAAGACGTCTGGAAATTCCTGAACACCATGCGGATCTATGCTGGGAGGAAGCACTTCATCTACGGAGAGCCCAGGAAGCTCATCACCAAGGATTTAGTGAGGCTGCAGTACCTGGAGTACCGGAGGCTGCCTGACACTGATCCTGCACGCTACGAATTCCTGTGGGGTCCAAAAGCCCATGCTGAAACCAGCAAAATGAAAGTCCTGGAGTTTGTGGCCAAGGCCCATGACACCgttcctactgccttcccatccCAGTATGAAGAGGCTTTGCGAGATCAGGAA GAGAGCCCGGGTCGGAACTGCTGCCACTCCAGGAGCTACTGCCAGAGCCAGACTCAGGTCATGCACATGTCCAGCTGCTTCTTCACTCCTACTCAAATCCGAGGACATTTGCTATCCAGAAGAGAACCGAAGCCACCATGA
- the LOC133752860 gene encoding melanoma-associated antigen B4-like: protein MPRGQKSKLRARKKRQQTRGVAQGAKAAQAVGEEEEESPSSSPVREGTPPSSPRSYAAQGCLRGRASSSPEAGSSDGSSDVDEGYRAGSSQVSLRDPLNRKASMLVQFIMEKYKKREPIVQADMLKVVKRKYKKHFPEILRRTSERVELIFGLELEEVDPISRSYVLINKLSLSSEDEVSGERVLPKTGLVMTLLAVIFMKGNRATEAEMWEFLNALGIYAGRRHSIFGEPRKLITEDLVQENYLEYRQVRFRSPPVYEFVWGPRAHAETTKMKVLEVLAKINDTVPRCYPDLYEEALRDEQERAELQAAGRASTVARSRVGSKAKSRRSSHT from the coding sequence TGCCAAGGCTGCCCAGGCCgttggggaagaggaagaagagtctccctcctcctctcccgttCGCGAGGGAACTCCCCCTAGCTCCCCTCGATCCTACGCTGCCCAGGGGTGTCTGAGAGGCCGCGCGTCTAGCTCTCCTGAGGCAGGTAGTTCTGATGGCAGTTCGGATGTCGATGAGGGATATAGGGCAGGCTCTTCCCAGGTCTCCCTCAGAGATCCTCTGAACAGGAAGGCGAGTATGTTGGTGCAGTTCATCATGGAGAAGTATAAAAAGCGAGAGCCCATCGTGCAGGCAGACATGCTTAAGGTTGTCAAGAGAAAGTATAAGAAGCATTTCCCTGAGATCCTCAGGAGAACCTCTGAGCGTGTTGAGCTGATCTTTGGCCTTGAGTTGGAGGAAGTCGACCCCATTAGTCGCTCCTATGTCCTCATCAACAAGCTCAGCCTCTCCAGTGAGGATGAGGTGAGTGGTGAAAGGGTGTTGCCCAAGACAGGGCTCGTGATGACACTCTTGGCTGTGATCTTTATGAAGGGCAACCGTGCCACTGAGGCGGAGATGTGGGAGTTCCTGAATGCTCTGGGGATATATGCTGGGAGGAGGCACTCAATCTTTGGGGAGCCCCGGAAGCTCATCACCGAAGATCTGGTGCAGGAAAATTACCTGGAGTACCGTCAGGTGCGCTTTAGGAGTCCTCCAGTCTATGAATTCGTATGGGGTCCCAGAGCACATGCTGAGACTACCAAGATGAAagtcctggaagttttggccaaGATCAATGACACTGTCCCTCGCTGCTACCCTGATCTCTATGAGGAGGCTTTAAGAGATGAGCAAGAGAGAGCAGAACTGCAAGCTGCAGGCAGGGCCTCCACGGTTGCCAGGTCCAGGGTGGGTTCTAAGGCCAAGTCCCGCAGGTCCTCCCACACCTAA